Proteins found in one Poecilia reticulata strain Guanapo linkage group LG6, Guppy_female_1.0+MT, whole genome shotgun sequence genomic segment:
- the hrasb gene encoding GTPase HRas: MTEYKLVVVGAGGVGKSALTIQLIQNHFVDEYDPTIEDSYRKQVVIDGETCLLDILDTAGQEEYSAMRDQYMRTGEGFLCVFAINNTKSFEDIHQYREQIKRVKDSDDVPMVLVGNKCDLPARTVDTRQAQELARSYGIPYIETSAKTRQGVEDAFYTLVREIRQHKLRKLNPPDESGQDCMSCRCVVS; this comes from the exons ATGACGGAGTATAAGCTGGTGGTGGTGGGAGCTGGAGGCGTGGGCAAGAGTGCGCTCACCATCCAGCTCATCCAGAACCACTTTGTGGATGAATATGACCCTACCATAGAG GACTCCTACCGGAAGCAAGTGGTGATCGACGGGGAGACATGCTTGCTGGACATCCTGGACACTGCAGGTCAGGAGGAGTACAGCGCCATGAGGGATCAGTACATGAGAACAGGAGAGGGCTTCCTCTGCGTCTTTGCAATCAACAACACCAAGTCTTTTGAGGACATTCACCAGTACAG AGAACAGATCAAGCGCGTGAAAGACTCTGATGATGTACCCATGGTGCTTGTGGGCAACAAATGTGACCTCCCAGCACGCACAGTGGACACAAGGCAAGCCCAGGAGCTTGCTCGCTCCTACGGCATCCCTTACATCGAGACCTCGGCTAAGACACGGCAG GGAGTGGAGGACGCCTTCTACACACTGGTGAGGGAAATAAGACAGCACAAGCTGAGGAAGCTGAACCCACCTGATGAGAGCGGCCAGGACTGTATGAGTTGCAGATGTGTGGTGTCGTGA
- the LOC103466144 gene encoding tumor susceptibility gene 101 protein, which yields MLFNEEMIRKMLPRAYLRKHVAHQMYVSLTYFTNLVPEMAEYVYKDGTAKSLMSLTGTIPVVFSGKTYNIPICVWIQQNYPNSPPICYVKPTREMTVVKGKYIASDGEVTIPYLKDWKKGECDLFSLLQVMAILFGEVPPLMRSNPEPEQASCSLQFHKEADGRYCISLLRGDGQPFQHENETSC from the exons ATGTTATTCAATGAGGAAATGATCAGGAAAATGCTCCCTAGG gcATATCTGCGAAAACATGTGGCTCATCAAATGTACGTCTCCTTGACTTACTTCACAAACCTCGTGCCTGAGATGGCTGAGTACG TGTACAAAGACGGAACCGCAAAAAGCTTGATGAGCCTTACGGGAACCATTCCTGTGGTGTTTTCAG GCAAGACCTACAACATCCCCATATGTGTTTGGATTCAGCAAAACTACCCCAATTCTCCACCGATATGTTATGTGAAGCCCACACGTGAAATGACTGTTGTCAAAGGAAAGTACATAGCCAGTGATGGTGAGGTCACAATACCTTacttgaaagattggaagaag GGTGAATGTGACTTATTTAGCCTACTGCAGGTGATGGCTATCTTGTTTGGGGAGGTTCCTCCATTAATGCGTTCCAATCCAGAACCTGAGCAAGCCTCAT gttCGCTGCAGTTCCATAAAGAAGCAGATGGGAGATATTGCATATCTTTACTCAGAGGAGATGGCCAACCTTTCCAGCATGAAAATGAAACCAGTTGTTAG
- the tsg101a gene encoding tumor susceptibility 101a, giving the protein MAVVNESALKKMLKQYKYRDLTVREITNVISQYKDLKPVMDAYVFNDGSSRDLMSLTGTVPVSYRGNVYNIPVCLWLLDTYPYNPPICFVKPTSTMMIKTGKHIDANGKIYLPYLHEWKHPQSDLYGLIQVMIVVFGEEPPVFSRPTTQPPFPSFQAAGPPNSSYMPGMPAVSPYGQNPNPGGYPAYQYPAGNSYPATAGPGHYPTQTPVSTVGPTRDGTIGEDTIRASLISAVSDKLRWRMKEEMDRAQAELDALKRTEEDLKKGHQKLEEMISRLDQEVTDVDRNIELLKKKDEELTXALEKMENQSENNDIDDVIVPTAPLYKQILNLYAEENAIEDTIFYLGEALRRGVIDLEVFLKHVRLLSRKQFQLRALMQKARKTAGLSDLY; this is encoded by the exons ATGGCGGTTGTCAACGAAAGCGCTCTGAAGAAAATGCTGAAG cAATATAAATACAGAGATCTGACTGTTCGGGAGATTACCAACGTCATCTCCCAATACAAGGACCTGAAGCCGGTTATGGATGCTTATG TGTTTAATGACGGTTCATCGAGAGACCTAATGAGCTTGACCGGGACTGTCCCTGTGAGTTATAgag GCAATGTCTACAACATCCCAGTGTGTTTGTGGCTGCTGGACACATATCCATATAACCCACCTATATGTTTTGTAAAACCAACCAGTACCATGATGATTAAGACGGGCAAGCACATTGATGCCAATGGCAAAATTTACCTCCCTTATCTACATGAGTGGAAACAT CCTCAGTCAGACCTGTATGGCCTGATTCAGGTGATGATTGTCGTGTTTGGAGAGGAGCCGCCTGTGTTTTCCCGTCCCACCACACAACCCCCCTTCCCAAGCTTTCAAGCAGCTGGACCCCCGAACT CTTCATATATGCCTGGCATGCCTGCAGTCTCACCCTATGGGCAAAATCCCAATCCAGG AGGTTACCCAGCTTACCAGTACCCTGCTGGGAACTCTTATCCAGCCACAGCTGGACCTGGACACTATCCAACTCAGACTCCAGTCTCCACAGTGG GGCCAACCAGGGACGGCACCATTGGCGAAGACACCATTCGTGCGTCTCTGATTTCAGCTGTAAGTGACAAACTTCGCTGGAGaatgaaagaagaaatggaCAGAGCTCAAGCAGAGCTGGATGCCCTGAAGCGAACAGAGGAAGATCTAAAGAAAGGGCATCAGAAGCTGGAGGAGATGATCTCCAGACTTGACCAGGAAGTG ACTGATGTTGACAGGAACATTGAGCTGCTGAAGAAGAAGGATGAGGAATTAACCRAAGCCTTGGAGAAAATGgagaaccaatcagagaacaATGATATAGATGATGTCATTGTGCCCACAGCTCCTCTGTACAAGCAGATTCTGAATCTGTATGCAGAAGAAAATGCAATTGAAGATACAATCTTCTACCTGGGAGAGGCCCTGCGCAGAGGTGTCATAGATCTGGAGGTTTTCCTCAAG CATGTACGCCTTCTGTCCAGGAAACAGTTCCAGCTTCGAGCTCTAATGCAGAAAGCTCGCAAGACTGCTGGCCTAAGTGACCTGTACTGA